The Carnobacterium sp. 17-4 genome has a window encoding:
- a CDS encoding DNA translocase FtsK, with the protein MAVKKKTSTTKKNANYRFSFEIIGLIFIILSIFSASKTGFAGVFSANLFRFFVGNTFIVASILVGIYGVYLVFKGKEPPFKNKRITGFLLIYSSLLLVLHARLFAPIVHSDMNIISATFRFFMTDMANNEITQSLGGGMIGSVFYAISYFLFSQWGTYFIAVLSCFFGLFLLFQLSFKTFLKKTGQVFLMIWEKLKSALNHFKTSIHQKTSKLKETSKAEGVKVSKKNKENTVKAASTTNEIDQSVTKDKNEQLQLEIDSYQNRVEKPVTKEAADATFEENESETIDFEIGSEKENKDYQLPPSDLLNEIPQNDQTNEYALIQKNVKKLEETFQSFGVDAKVTKANLGPAVTKYEVQPAVGVKVSKIVNLSDDIALALAAKDIRIEAPIPGKSFIGIEVPNSEVSLVSFRDVIEGQVHNKEKMLEVPLGRDISGNITMADLSKMPHLLVAGSTGSGKSVCINGIITSLLMKAKPNEVKLMMIDPKMVELNVYNGIPHLLTPVVTNPKKAAQALQKVVTEMERRYELFAASGMRNITGYNQYLQSHNDENAENYPILPFIVVIVDELADLMMVASNEVEDAIIRLAQMARAAGIHMILATQRPSVDVITGIIKANVPSRIAFAVSSGVDSRTIIDGSGAEKLLGRGDMLFLPMGENKPVRVQGAFISDEEVEHIVTFVTDQQGANYVEEMMPTEETKAMESEVQDDVYDDAVALIVEMQTASISLLQRRFRIGYNRAARLIDEMEMRGIVGPSEGSKPRKVNITQLPGEDHLAEADTEQY; encoded by the coding sequence GTGGCAGTGAAAAAAAAGACTAGCACAACTAAAAAGAACGCAAATTATCGTTTCTCTTTTGAAATTATTGGTTTGATATTTATTATTCTAAGTATTTTTTCAGCTTCAAAAACTGGCTTTGCGGGTGTTTTTAGTGCAAATCTATTTCGTTTTTTTGTAGGAAACACATTTATCGTGGCATCCATTTTAGTAGGGATCTATGGCGTGTATCTAGTATTTAAAGGTAAAGAACCACCTTTTAAAAATAAACGGATTACGGGATTTTTACTTATTTACAGCAGCTTACTGCTAGTATTACATGCCCGTTTATTTGCACCTATTGTCCATTCAGATATGAACATCATTTCTGCTACTTTTCGTTTTTTCATGACAGACATGGCAAATAACGAAATTACCCAGTCGCTTGGTGGTGGTATGATTGGATCCGTTTTTTATGCAATCAGCTATTTTTTATTTTCTCAATGGGGTACTTATTTTATAGCAGTACTTAGTTGCTTTTTTGGACTATTTTTATTATTTCAACTATCGTTTAAAACTTTTTTGAAAAAAACTGGTCAGGTATTTCTAATGATTTGGGAGAAATTAAAATCAGCTTTAAATCATTTTAAGACGTCTATCCATCAAAAAACAAGTAAGTTAAAAGAGACTTCCAAGGCTGAGGGAGTAAAAGTTAGTAAGAAAAATAAAGAAAATACAGTTAAAGCAGCATCAACTACAAATGAAATCGATCAATCAGTCACAAAAGATAAAAATGAGCAATTGCAGCTAGAAATTGACAGCTATCAAAATCGTGTTGAAAAACCGGTGACTAAGGAAGCAGCAGATGCTACTTTTGAAGAGAATGAGAGCGAAACGATCGATTTTGAGATAGGGTCTGAAAAAGAAAATAAAGATTATCAATTGCCACCTTCAGATTTGTTGAATGAAATACCACAAAATGATCAAACAAATGAGTATGCGCTTATCCAAAAAAATGTGAAAAAATTAGAAGAAACATTCCAAAGTTTCGGAGTGGATGCTAAAGTTACTAAAGCAAACTTAGGTCCAGCTGTAACAAAATATGAAGTTCAACCGGCTGTTGGAGTAAAAGTGAGTAAAATAGTCAATCTCAGTGATGACATCGCTTTGGCATTAGCAGCAAAAGATATCCGAATTGAAGCGCCTATTCCTGGGAAATCATTTATTGGAATTGAAGTTCCAAATAGCGAAGTGAGCTTGGTTTCGTTTAGAGATGTTATTGAAGGTCAAGTTCATAATAAAGAAAAAATGCTAGAAGTTCCGCTTGGAAGAGACATATCCGGAAACATCACTATGGCAGATTTATCTAAAATGCCTCACTTGCTTGTTGCAGGGTCTACGGGTAGTGGGAAGTCAGTTTGTATTAATGGTATCATCACTAGTTTATTGATGAAAGCTAAACCAAACGAAGTGAAATTAATGATGATCGATCCTAAAATGGTAGAGTTAAATGTATACAATGGGATTCCACATTTGTTGACTCCTGTTGTAACGAATCCTAAAAAGGCAGCTCAAGCGTTGCAAAAAGTCGTTACTGAAATGGAAAGAAGATATGAGCTATTTGCGGCCAGTGGAATGCGAAATATTACTGGATACAACCAGTATCTACAAAGTCATAACGATGAAAATGCCGAAAATTATCCTATACTACCTTTTATCGTAGTAATAGTGGATGAATTAGCCGACTTGATGATGGTAGCTAGTAATGAAGTTGAAGATGCCATCATTCGGTTAGCTCAAATGGCCAGAGCAGCTGGCATTCATATGATCTTAGCAACTCAAAGACCTAGTGTAGATGTCATTACCGGCATTATCAAAGCGAATGTACCTTCACGTATTGCTTTTGCTGTTTCAAGTGGTGTTGATTCTAGAACGATAATCGATGGCAGTGGAGCAGAAAAATTGTTGGGTAGAGGAGATATGCTATTTTTACCAATGGGCGAAAATAAGCCTGTTCGTGTACAAGGGGCGTTTATTTCAGATGAAGAAGTTGAACATATAGTGACTTTTGTGACGGATCAACAAGGTGCAAATTATGTAGAAGAAATGATGCCTACTGAAGAAACTAAGGCTATGGAAAGTGAAGTACAAGATGATGTCTATGATGATGCTGTGGCTTTGATTGTTGAAATGCAGACAGCAAGTATTTCATTATTGCAACGTCGTTTTAGGATTGGATATAATCGCGCGGCTCGATTGATTGATGAAATGGAAATGCGAGGCATTGTTGGACCATCGGAAGGAAGTAAACCTCGTAAGGTAAACATTACTCAACTTCCTGGTGAGGATCATTTGGCAGAAGCAGATACAGAGCAATATTAA
- a CDS encoding BMP family lipoprotein, giving the protein MKSRNFKSLLTLGLLSSLTLAACGADEGSESASSTSGSGEDFSIVMVTDVGGVDDKSFNQSAWEGMEAWGEEHGLEKGPDGYNYIQSDEDSQFVTNLNTALNSNFDLIYGIGFKLQPAMADVAAQNPDQNFVIIDEQIEADNVASVLFKDHEAAFLAGVAAAETTETDHVGFIGGQESAVIDRFEAGFVAGVEAVNPDITIDVEYAGSFGDAALGKQLAAAMYSSGADVIYHASGDTGNGVFSEAIDRMNSNPDQQLWVIGVDRDQTAEGAYDGGNLTLTSTLKGVGQAVQDIANESMEGNFPGGEISNFGLAEDSVGITDGALSEETIEVVEGYKQQIIDGDITVPEAP; this is encoded by the coding sequence GTGAAGAGTAGAAATTTTAAGAGTTTATTAACTCTAGGTTTATTGTCAAGTTTAACATTGGCAGCATGTGGTGCTGATGAAGGAAGCGAAAGTGCATCATCCACTTCAGGTTCGGGTGAAGATTTTTCAATTGTCATGGTTACCGATGTAGGTGGAGTAGATGATAAATCATTTAACCAATCTGCTTGGGAAGGCATGGAAGCTTGGGGAGAAGAGCACGGACTTGAAAAAGGACCGGATGGCTACAACTACATTCAATCTGACGAAGATTCTCAATTTGTTACAAACTTAAATACTGCTCTAAATAGTAATTTTGATTTAATTTATGGAATTGGATTTAAATTACAACCAGCAATGGCAGACGTTGCTGCTCAAAACCCTGATCAAAATTTTGTTATTATTGATGAACAGATCGAAGCAGACAATGTTGCTTCTGTATTGTTTAAAGATCATGAAGCTGCATTTTTAGCAGGTGTTGCAGCTGCTGAAACAACTGAAACAGACCATGTTGGATTCATCGGTGGACAAGAAAGTGCTGTTATCGACCGTTTTGAAGCTGGTTTTGTTGCAGGTGTAGAAGCTGTTAACCCAGATATTACAATCGACGTTGAATATGCAGGTTCATTCGGAGACGCTGCACTAGGTAAACAATTAGCAGCTGCTATGTACAGTTCAGGAGCAGATGTAATTTATCATGCGTCAGGTGATACAGGTAACGGAGTATTCTCAGAAGCTATTGACCGTATGAATTCTAACCCAGATCAACAATTATGGGTAATCGGAGTTGACCGTGATCAAACTGCTGAAGGTGCATATGATGGCGGGAACTTAACACTTACTTCAACTCTTAAAGGAGTGGGGCAAGCTGTTCAAGATATCGCAAATGAATCAATGGAAGGCAATTTCCCAGGTGGAGAAATCAGCAACTTTGGTTTAGCTGAAGATAGTGTAGGCATTACTGATGGAGCTTTGTCTGAAGAAACAATTGAAGTTGTTGAAGGTTACAAACAACAAATTATTGACGGCGATATTACAGTCCCAGAAGCACCATAA
- a CDS encoding ABC transporter ATP-binding protein, producing the protein MKGITKQFGTFKANDNINLQLKKGEIHALLGENGAGKSTLMNILSGLLEPTSGEILVNGQVVNISSPSAANKLGIGMVHQHFMLVKKFTVTENIILGMEKTKNGFLDRNSAKKDIKELSEKYGLLVDPSAKVESISVGMEQRVEILKTLYRGADILIFDEPTAVLTPQEIDELINIMRALTKEGKSIILITHKLDEIKAVADRCTVIRRGKSIDTVDVSTTSPQELADMMVGRSVSFKTVKKAPQPKETVLAIENLVVKEHRGLDAVKSLSLEVRAGEVVGIAGIDGNGQSELIHAITGLAKTESGKITLNGQEIQNKPPRKITEIGLGHIPEDRHKYGLVLPMSLEENMALQTYYKKPLSNYGILNQKEIKNFALKLIEEFDVRTQNETTPAGSLSGGNQQKAIIAREINRNPSLLIAAQPTRGLDVGAIEYIHSRLIEQRDNGKAVLLMSFELDEILNVSDRIAVMYEGNIVAIVNPKETTEQELGLLMAGTSLEKARSLIKQGNGKEGVHIDE; encoded by the coding sequence ATGAAGGGCATTACAAAACAATTTGGGACTTTCAAAGCGAATGACAATATCAATTTGCAGCTTAAAAAGGGAGAAATTCATGCTCTTTTAGGAGAAAATGGTGCAGGAAAATCCACTTTAATGAATATTCTTTCAGGGCTACTAGAGCCAACTTCTGGAGAAATTCTAGTTAATGGACAGGTGGTAAACATAAGTTCACCTAGCGCAGCAAACAAATTAGGTATTGGAATGGTTCACCAACATTTTATGTTAGTGAAGAAATTTACCGTAACTGAAAATATCATTTTAGGAATGGAAAAAACTAAGAATGGTTTTCTGGACAGGAACTCTGCTAAAAAAGACATCAAAGAATTGTCTGAGAAATATGGTCTATTAGTTGATCCTAGTGCAAAAGTTGAATCTATTTCAGTAGGAATGGAGCAACGGGTAGAGATTTTAAAGACACTTTACCGTGGAGCAGATATTCTGATTTTTGACGAACCAACAGCAGTATTGACCCCTCAAGAAATTGATGAATTGATCAATATAATGAGAGCCCTAACAAAAGAAGGGAAATCTATTATCTTAATCACTCATAAACTTGACGAAATCAAAGCAGTTGCAGATCGCTGTACAGTTATTCGTCGAGGAAAAAGTATTGACACGGTAGATGTTTCAACTACTTCTCCACAGGAATTGGCAGATATGATGGTTGGACGTTCGGTTTCCTTTAAAACAGTTAAGAAAGCTCCTCAGCCAAAAGAAACTGTATTGGCGATTGAGAACCTTGTTGTAAAGGAACATCGTGGTTTAGACGCTGTAAAATCCTTGAGTTTGGAAGTACGAGCTGGTGAAGTTGTTGGTATAGCAGGTATCGATGGGAATGGACAAAGTGAACTGATTCATGCAATAACAGGCTTAGCGAAGACTGAAAGTGGAAAAATTACATTAAATGGGCAAGAGATCCAAAATAAACCTCCACGTAAAATTACAGAAATAGGCTTAGGTCATATCCCAGAAGATCGCCATAAATATGGTTTGGTTTTACCAATGTCCTTAGAAGAAAATATGGCATTGCAAACTTATTATAAAAAGCCTTTAAGCAATTATGGCATTCTAAATCAGAAAGAAATAAAGAATTTCGCGTTAAAATTAATTGAAGAATTTGATGTACGTACACAAAATGAAACGACTCCTGCTGGCTCACTATCAGGAGGGAATCAACAAAAAGCGATTATCGCTAGAGAAATTAACCGTAATCCTTCATTGTTGATTGCTGCTCAACCAACACGTGGACTTGATGTTGGAGCAATTGAATACATCCACTCACGTTTGATCGAACAACGTGATAATGGAAAAGCAGTTTTATTAATGAGTTTTGAGTTGGATGAAATTTTAAATGTTTCAGATCGAATCGCTGTTATGTATGAAGGAAACATTGTTGCTATTGTAAATCCAAAAGAAACAACAGAACAAGAACTTGGCTTATTAATGGCTGGTACTTCTCTTGAAAAAGCCCGTTCTTTGATCAAACAAGGAAATGGGAAGGAAGGTGTTCACATTGACGAATAA
- a CDS encoding ABC transporter permease subunit, which produces MTNKKDTLNNLLVPILSVVLGFVLGAIIMVIFGYNPISGYTAMINGAFGSSFYIGETLRQATPLILTALGFSVAYNAGFFNIGVAGQALLGWLCSVWVANSLIDLPSIILLPLSILGGVLAGAIWAGIAGFLRAYFNTSEVIVTIMLNYTALYTTNYLIRNVLTESADATPRISEGASLRAGWITELTSNSTLHTGIFISLAMAVIVWFLMKKTTTGFEIRTVGLNPSASEYAGMSTKRNIIISMLISGGLAGLGGVMEGLGNFQNIFTQGAMPTIGFDGMAVALLGLSNPVGIIFSAILFGALKIGGNSMPMISGVPTEVVDIVIASIIFFVGANYLIRYFIDKRARVNKGGVK; this is translated from the coding sequence TTGACGAATAAAAAAGATACGCTTAATAATTTATTAGTGCCAATATTATCTGTAGTTTTGGGATTTGTTCTTGGTGCTATTATCATGGTTATTTTTGGATATAATCCTATTTCGGGCTATACTGCAATGATCAATGGGGCTTTTGGTTCTTCATTTTACATTGGTGAAACCTTAAGACAAGCTACACCACTTATTCTAACAGCGTTAGGTTTTTCTGTGGCCTATAATGCAGGATTCTTTAATATCGGAGTTGCAGGACAAGCACTATTAGGGTGGTTATGTTCGGTATGGGTTGCAAATAGTTTGATAGATTTGCCTAGCATTATTTTACTCCCTTTAAGCATATTGGGTGGAGTTTTAGCTGGTGCGATCTGGGCTGGAATCGCTGGATTTTTAAGAGCCTATTTTAATACAAGTGAAGTTATTGTAACCATCATGTTAAATTATACTGCTCTTTATACAACTAATTATTTAATTCGTAACGTTTTGACTGAGTCAGCTGATGCAACACCACGTATTTCAGAAGGTGCTAGTCTGCGAGCTGGATGGATTACTGAATTAACAAGTAATTCTACACTGCATACTGGGATATTTATTTCGTTAGCCATGGCTGTCATTGTATGGTTCTTAATGAAAAAAACCACTACTGGATTTGAAATTAGAACAGTTGGATTAAACCCAAGTGCTTCTGAATATGCTGGTATGAGTACTAAACGAAATATCATTATTTCAATGTTGATCAGTGGTGGTTTAGCTGGTTTAGGAGGAGTAATGGAAGGTTTAGGAAATTTCCAAAATATTTTCACGCAAGGTGCAATGCCAACGATTGGTTTTGACGGCATGGCGGTTGCCTTGTTAGGACTAAGTAATCCTGTAGGAATCATCTTCTCAGCTATATTGTTTGGTGCATTGAAAATTGGTGGGAACAGTATGCCGATGATTTCAGGTGTACCAACCGAAGTTGTAGATATTGTAATAGCATCTATTATCTTCTTCGTTGGAGCTAATTACTTAATTCGTTACTTTATTGACAAACGAGCTAGAGTGAATAAAGGAGGAGTAAAATAG
- a CDS encoding ABC transporter permease — protein sequence MDITNLLQLIISSSLVYSAPLVLTALGGTFSERSGIVNVGLEGIMVMGAFSSIVFNLTFAGTFGDWTPWIAALVGGLVGTIFSMIHAVATVNLRADHIISGTVINLMAPALAIFFTRVLYNGAGQTDRITESFGKVTIPLLNRIPIIGDILFKGTSAPAFAGILIAIICWVVVFKTRFGLRLRSVGEHPQAADTLGINVYLMKYAGVMLSGLLGGMGGAIQAQSISLSFQASTIAGQGFIAMAAMIFGKWNPLGAMGAAIFFGFAQSLGVIGNYIPIIQDIPSVWLQVAPYVITIIVLVGVIGKSEGPAAGGKTYIKSK from the coding sequence ATGGATATTACAAATTTACTACAACTTATTATTTCATCATCGCTTGTTTATTCAGCTCCTCTTGTGTTGACGGCCCTTGGTGGAACCTTTTCTGAGCGCAGTGGTATCGTCAACGTAGGACTTGAAGGAATAATGGTTATGGGAGCATTTAGTTCAATTGTTTTTAACTTAACATTTGCTGGAACTTTTGGTGATTGGACTCCTTGGATTGCTGCTTTAGTTGGTGGACTTGTGGGGACGATTTTTTCAATGATCCACGCAGTAGCAACTGTTAATCTAAGAGCAGATCACATAATTTCTGGTACTGTTATTAACTTAATGGCTCCAGCATTAGCTATATTCTTTACACGTGTACTGTATAATGGTGCTGGACAAACGGATCGTATTACTGAAAGTTTTGGTAAAGTAACGATACCTTTGCTAAATCGTATTCCAATTATTGGCGATATCCTCTTTAAAGGAACTTCTGCACCCGCATTTGCAGGTATTTTAATTGCGATTATTTGCTGGGTAGTCGTCTTTAAAACTCGTTTTGGTCTACGTTTGAGATCTGTTGGAGAGCATCCTCAAGCAGCAGATACATTAGGAATCAATGTTTACTTAATGAAGTATGCTGGAGTTATGCTATCTGGTTTGCTAGGTGGTATGGGTGGAGCAATCCAAGCTCAATCTATTTCGTTGAGTTTCCAAGCTTCAACAATTGCTGGACAAGGGTTTATTGCTATGGCGGCAATGATCTTTGGTAAGTGGAATCCTCTTGGTGCAATGGGAGCAGCTATTTTCTTTGGTTTTGCTCAAAGTTTAGGGGTTATCGGAAACTATATTCCAATTATCCAAGATATTCCAAGTGTATGGTTGCAAGTCGCACCATATGTTATCACTATTATTGTATTGGTTGGAGTAATCGGTAAATCAGAAGGACCAGCAGCTGGTGGTAAAACGTATATTAAATCAAAATAA
- the yfmF gene encoding EF-P 5-aminopentanol modification-associated protein YfmF: MSIQLNEGVHLHVLPTKKYKTIRIMMKFRAPLNKKTITKRAMLANLLETNSKKYPTQTALRSALSNMYGASFGTGVSKKGNTHIFSISLNLVNEKYLSKGDNVLQESIDFLKEIIFQPNTENGHFHEQTFKREKENLVDYYDSLFDDKQTYASLALQELLFEDVNQQIPSVGSKEDLEELTPTSLYDYYQELLDQDKIDIYLMGDVDESEIQSAFEQFNFSSREIAPTSSFYAEMEPNEVENKTEEQDIIQAKFNLGYTTSVFYHEPSYYAAQVFNGLFGGFPHSKLFMNVREKESLAYYASSSLDTFRGMMTVQTGIDNKKVDQVKEIIALQLKEMQAGNFTEEAVSQTKEMLKNQLFQSEDNPGSVIERIYALQLTKGKILTIDEWVKRIEKVTKEEIIEVANQVKLKATFFLTAEAK, translated from the coding sequence ATGTCCATTCAATTAAACGAAGGAGTTCATTTACATGTTCTCCCCACTAAAAAATATAAAACCATTCGAATCATGATGAAATTTCGTGCTCCATTAAATAAGAAAACGATTACTAAACGAGCTATGTTAGCGAATTTATTAGAAACAAACAGTAAAAAATACCCTACACAAACAGCACTAAGAAGTGCTCTATCAAATATGTATGGAGCTAGTTTTGGAACAGGTGTCAGTAAAAAAGGAAACACTCATATTTTTTCTATCAGTTTGAACTTAGTAAATGAAAAGTATCTTTCAAAAGGCGATAATGTATTACAAGAAAGTATCGACTTTTTAAAAGAAATTATATTTCAACCAAATACAGAGAATGGACATTTCCATGAACAAACCTTTAAGAGAGAAAAAGAAAATTTAGTAGATTATTACGATTCACTCTTTGATGATAAACAGACTTATGCTAGTCTTGCTTTGCAAGAGCTCTTATTTGAAGATGTTAATCAACAAATACCTAGTGTGGGTTCAAAAGAAGATTTGGAAGAACTAACTCCTACATCATTATATGACTATTATCAAGAGCTGTTAGATCAAGACAAAATTGATATTTATCTAATGGGGGATGTTGATGAGAGTGAAATTCAATCAGCCTTTGAACAATTTAATTTTTCGTCTCGTGAAATCGCGCCAACAAGCAGTTTTTACGCTGAAATGGAACCCAATGAAGTGGAAAATAAGACTGAAGAACAAGACATTATTCAAGCAAAATTTAATCTTGGCTACACAACCTCAGTTTTTTATCACGAACCTTCTTATTACGCTGCACAAGTATTCAATGGTTTGTTTGGTGGATTTCCGCATTCGAAATTATTTATGAACGTCCGTGAAAAGGAAAGTTTAGCTTATTATGCTTCTAGTTCATTGGATACGTTTAGAGGAATGATGACAGTTCAAACAGGAATTGATAATAAAAAAGTAGATCAGGTTAAAGAAATTATTGCCTTACAATTAAAAGAGATGCAAGCGGGCAATTTTACTGAGGAAGCAGTTTCTCAAACAAAAGAAATGCTGAAGAATCAACTTTTCCAATCAGAAGATAATCCTGGATCCGTTATTGAGCGTATTTATGCGTTACAATTGACCAAAGGGAAAATCCTTACCATTGATGAATGGGTAAAAAGAATTGAAAAAGTTACTAAAGAAGAAATAATTGAAGTGGCCAACCAAGTGAAGTTAAAGGCAACATTCTTTTTGACAGCGGAGGCGAAATAA
- the yfmH gene encoding EF-P 5-aminopentanol modification-associated protein YfmH: MEKKVYEQLQEIIYTETLDNGLKVTLLPKNDFHKTYGLFSTNFGSIDNQFVPNGKTEMVTAPDGIAHFLEHKLFEKEDGDVFNKFGRLGASANAFTSFTRTAYLFSSTSHVSESLTTLLDFVQEPYFTEETVNKEKGIIAQEIQMYEDEPDWRLFFGILGNMYPKHPLHIDIAGTVDSIMDITPELLYENHATFYHPSNMNLFVVGKLDPEEMMKLIRENQAQKEYAPAEAIKRIFPEETIKDIKPYNFINMTVNRPKSIVGVKGIKEIPSGIEALKYKTTMDLLLTLLFGPTSANYLKLYDKGVIDDSFSFEFNLDRTFHFIDVSGDTKDSAVFSAEIKKLLLEAKMSSEFTDENLAIVKKRTIGQELQSLNSLEYIANQYSQPIYGEATLFDVVPIIESITLDEIKKVAEEFMIEDHMTTFHILPKGDKDA; the protein is encoded by the coding sequence ATGGAGAAAAAAGTTTACGAACAATTGCAAGAAATAATTTATACCGAAACGTTAGATAATGGATTAAAGGTTACATTGTTACCTAAAAATGATTTCCATAAAACATATGGATTGTTTTCCACAAACTTTGGTTCAATTGATAATCAATTTGTACCGAACGGCAAAACAGAAATGGTTACTGCACCAGATGGAATCGCTCATTTCTTAGAACATAAACTATTTGAAAAAGAAGATGGAGATGTATTTAACAAGTTTGGCCGTTTGGGTGCTTCTGCCAATGCATTTACCAGTTTTACTCGAACAGCGTATCTTTTTTCTAGCACTAGTCATGTTTCGGAAAGCTTAACAACTTTATTAGACTTTGTTCAAGAACCTTATTTTACAGAGGAAACAGTGAACAAAGAAAAAGGAATCATTGCTCAAGAGATTCAAATGTACGAGGACGAGCCAGATTGGCGCTTATTTTTTGGAATTTTAGGAAATATGTATCCTAAACACCCTTTACACATCGATATTGCGGGAACTGTAGATAGCATTATGGACATCACACCTGAATTATTATATGAAAATCATGCAACTTTTTATCATCCTAGTAATATGAATTTGTTTGTTGTAGGGAAGTTAGACCCTGAAGAAATGATGAAGTTGATTCGAGAGAATCAAGCACAGAAAGAATATGCTCCAGCCGAAGCCATTAAGCGAATTTTTCCAGAAGAAACGATTAAAGACATTAAACCGTATAATTTTATTAATATGACTGTGAATCGACCAAAGAGTATTGTAGGAGTAAAAGGAATAAAAGAAATTCCAAGTGGTATTGAAGCCTTAAAATACAAAACAACGATGGATTTATTGCTAACGCTATTATTTGGTCCTACATCAGCAAATTATTTAAAATTATACGATAAAGGCGTTATAGATGATAGTTTTTCGTTTGAATTTAACTTAGATCGTACGTTCCATTTTATTGATGTTAGTGGAGATACGAAGGACTCTGCAGTTTTCAGTGCCGAAATCAAAAAATTGTTACTTGAAGCAAAAATGAGTTCAGAATTTACTGATGAGAACTTAGCAATAGTTAAGAAGAGAACCATTGGCCAAGAACTACAATCGTTAAATTCACTAGAGTATATTGCCAATCAATATAGTCAACCTATATATGGCGAAGCAACTTTATTTGATGTTGTTCCCATCATAGAAAGTATTACATTAGATGAGATAAAAAAAGTGGCTGAAGAGTTTATGATTGAAGATCATATGACTACGTTTCATATTTTGCCAAAAGGAGACAAAGACGCGTGA
- the ymfI gene encoding elongation factor P 5-aminopentanone reductase, whose protein sequence is MKFALIMGASGDIGKKIAQELAEKGWSLYLHYHSNIKSAEEQLQEYQERYPKQDFYALSLDMTQEEGIPLFLKSIFQLDAVIFASGFTTYQLLTEVSTVDMDHMWAVHVKTPIVLLQHLQSKLAHSRNGRIIFISSIYGETGSAMEVLYSTTKGAQLAFVKAYSKEIASLGITVNAISPGAIATKMNQEFTSTEVKELENEIPLGRLGSVSEISFWVMQLVDKRSAYMTGQSIVISGGWLK, encoded by the coding sequence GTGAAATTTGCCTTGATAATGGGAGCAAGTGGAGATATTGGGAAAAAAATTGCACAAGAATTAGCTGAAAAAGGTTGGTCGCTGTATCTGCATTATCATTCAAATATCAAAAGTGCTGAAGAACAGTTGCAGGAGTATCAAGAACGCTACCCTAAACAAGATTTTTATGCATTGTCTTTAGATATGACTCAAGAAGAGGGGATTCCTCTATTCCTGAAATCCATTTTTCAGTTGGATGCTGTGATATTTGCAAGCGGGTTTACGACGTATCAATTGTTAACCGAAGTCTCTACTGTGGATATGGATCATATGTGGGCAGTACATGTTAAGACACCAATTGTATTGCTTCAACATCTACAGTCTAAATTAGCTCATTCTAGAAATGGAAGAATCATTTTTATCAGTTCAATTTATGGTGAAACAGGTAGTGCAATGGAAGTTCTTTACAGTACAACAAAAGGCGCTCAATTGGCTTTTGTGAAAGCATATAGTAAAGAAATAGCTAGTTTAGGGATAACAGTAAATGCTATTTCTCCAGGAGCTATTGCTACAAAAATGAATCAAGAATTCACTTCAACTGAAGTAAAAGAACTAGAAAATGAAATTCCCTTGGGGCGTTTAGGAAGTGTATCTGAAATCAGTTTTTGGGTTATGCAACTAGTGGATAAAAGAAGTGCATATATGACCGGTCAATCTATTGTCATCAGCGGTGGTTGGCTAAAATAA